One Pseudoalteromonas sp. UG3-2 DNA window includes the following coding sequences:
- the metL gene encoding bifunctional aspartate kinase/homoserine dehydrogenase II: MTKVVHKFGGSSLSSAERYQVVAGIVLEHCQAGDCVVVSAAGKTTNTLVTLWQSYQQQDDRAFNDILLQLENHQRELIDALFVGSVHQALLRELSQELQTITTARQAQQLHYASLLAHGELWSARLLAGLIKASGVDACDVDARRLFTQQDGVLLHAQNQASCQAQLESNKINVVTGFIASNSHAETVTLGRNGSDYSATLLASYIDAEQVAIWTDTTGVFSADPRKVAAAVKYQKICRSQAELLARLGNPVLHAKTLSPLKNTDIKLQVRSSFDQDTAGTEVVKAGYSKAKRFITTFGQLDLLRVEGLRSGEVKQLSQLIQQSIHQFDKGGDDYLLVPSEFSHHVVKALDSRVNIIESQVQGFALVAPTQDIPGLHQQALEQLDQHAIVTRYTLQHSDYSLVLTDQAIDSDVLAILHERLINRGRELAVIIAGLGNVGEVFIGQCQQQIERLSEHFELKLVALLRSKEMLFCPSGVNLETWQQQWQNEAVEYHEAQLLSRIKELDYEHKVVIDITASERFSDLYPQLVEHDCHLISANKYAGTATQAWYSALRRQLQERNLHWRYNTSVGAGLPINFALADLQNSGDKVVKIEGVFSGTLSWLCSRYDGSQPFSELLLAAQELGFTEPDPREDLSGRDMQRKLLILARDLGIDLELQDIHLEALMPESLSTGDWQQFLSQRQQLDSFYQQHYQAAQQNQAELRYTGSLQMQVDGSVKAQVGITQVPKGSAIANLTPGDNIFVIHSQWYQDNPLVIQGPGAGKEVTAAGIHSDLFWLAQNLK, encoded by the coding sequence ATGACAAAAGTTGTACATAAATTTGGTGGCTCGAGCTTAAGTTCAGCAGAGCGCTATCAAGTCGTCGCAGGCATAGTGCTAGAGCATTGCCAAGCGGGAGATTGTGTGGTTGTTTCGGCTGCCGGTAAAACCACAAATACCTTGGTTACCTTATGGCAAAGTTATCAACAGCAAGACGATCGGGCATTTAATGACATCTTACTGCAACTTGAGAACCATCAACGTGAATTAATTGATGCCTTATTCGTTGGCTCTGTTCATCAGGCGCTGTTGCGCGAGTTAAGCCAAGAGTTGCAAACCATCACCACAGCAAGACAGGCGCAGCAGCTGCATTACGCCAGTTTATTAGCCCATGGTGAGCTTTGGTCTGCGCGACTGTTAGCAGGCCTTATTAAGGCCAGTGGAGTTGACGCCTGCGATGTCGATGCTCGGCGCTTATTTACGCAACAAGATGGCGTATTACTGCACGCACAGAATCAAGCATCGTGTCAGGCTCAGCTTGAGAGCAACAAAATTAATGTAGTCACCGGCTTTATTGCCAGTAACAGCCACGCAGAAACGGTGACTTTAGGTCGCAATGGCAGTGATTACAGCGCAACCTTACTGGCCAGTTATATTGATGCTGAGCAGGTGGCTATTTGGACTGATACCACAGGTGTGTTTAGCGCCGATCCAAGAAAAGTGGCCGCGGCGGTAAAATACCAGAAAATATGCCGCTCGCAGGCGGAGTTGTTAGCTCGTCTTGGCAACCCAGTGCTGCACGCTAAAACCCTCTCCCCACTGAAAAACACTGACATTAAATTGCAGGTGAGAAGCAGCTTTGACCAAGACACTGCAGGCACGGAAGTAGTAAAAGCCGGGTATAGCAAAGCCAAACGTTTTATCACCACGTTTGGTCAGCTCGACTTACTGCGCGTTGAAGGCTTAAGAAGCGGCGAGGTGAAGCAGCTCAGTCAGCTTATCCAACAAAGTATTCACCAGTTTGACAAAGGTGGTGACGACTACTTGCTAGTGCCTTCAGAGTTCAGCCATCATGTGGTTAAAGCGCTAGACTCGCGGGTGAATATTATCGAGTCGCAGGTGCAAGGGTTTGCCTTGGTGGCACCAACACAAGATATACCAGGGTTGCATCAGCAGGCTTTAGAACAATTAGATCAACACGCCATTGTGACACGCTACACATTGCAACACAGTGACTACAGTTTAGTGTTGACCGATCAAGCCATCGACAGCGATGTGCTGGCTATCTTACATGAGCGGTTAATTAATCGTGGACGCGAGTTGGCAGTGATTATTGCTGGCCTGGGCAATGTCGGTGAGGTGTTTATTGGGCAGTGTCAGCAGCAAATAGAGCGGCTCAGTGAGCATTTCGAACTCAAGCTGGTTGCCTTGTTACGCTCTAAAGAAATGTTGTTTTGTCCCAGTGGTGTTAACCTCGAGACGTGGCAACAACAATGGCAAAATGAAGCCGTGGAGTACCACGAAGCGCAGCTCTTATCGCGGATAAAAGAGTTGGATTATGAACATAAAGTGGTGATAGATATTACCGCCAGTGAGCGTTTCAGTGACTTGTATCCGCAGCTGGTGGAACATGACTGCCACTTAATCAGTGCCAACAAGTACGCCGGTACGGCAACGCAAGCATGGTACTCAGCACTGCGGCGACAACTTCAAGAGCGCAACCTGCACTGGCGATACAATACCAGTGTCGGGGCGGGACTACCGATAAACTTTGCACTGGCGGACCTGCAAAACAGTGGCGATAAGGTAGTAAAAATAGAGGGAGTATTTTCAGGTACCTTGTCTTGGTTATGCAGTCGCTACGATGGCTCGCAGCCTTTCTCTGAATTGCTCTTGGCGGCACAAGAATTAGGTTTCACTGAGCCGGACCCACGGGAAGACTTGTCGGGTCGAGACATGCAGCGTAAATTGCTGATCCTAGCAAGGGATCTGGGCATTGATCTAGAGTTACAAGATATCCACTTAGAAGCATTGATGCCAGAGTCATTAAGCACAGGCGATTGGCAGCAGTTTTTATCTCAACGCCAGCAGCTTGATAGTTTTTATCAGCAACATTATCAGGCGGCACAGCAAAATCAGGCTGAGCTGCGTTACACCGGTTCGTTGCAAATGCAAGTGGACGGTAGCGTGAAGGCGCAAGTGGGTATCACGCAAGTGCCTAAAGGCTCGGCTATTGCGAACCTTACCCCAGGAGATAATATTTTTGTGATTCATAGTCAGTGGTATCAGGACAACCCGCTGGTTATTCAAGGTCCTGGAGCGGGCAAAGAAGTTACCGCTGCGGGGATCCACTCTGACTTATTCTGGTTAGCGCAAAATTTAAAA